A single Drechmeria coniospora strain ARSEF 6962 chromosome 03, whole genome shotgun sequence DNA region contains:
- a CDS encoding 60S ribosomal protein L29: MAKSKNSSQHNQWRKAHRNGIKKPKTSRYPSLKGTDPKFRRNHRHALHGTAKALKEAKEGKRAAV; this comes from the exons ATGGCGA AATCGAAGAACTCCTCGCAACATAACCAGTGGCGCAAGGCGCACCGAAACGG AATCAAGAAGCCCAAGACTTCGAGATATCCGTCTCTGAAGGGTACCGATCCCAAGTTTCGCCGGAACCACCGGCATGCTCTCCATGGGACTGCCAAAGCACTG AAGGAAGCCAAGGAGGGCAAGCGAGCTGCGGTTTGA